The Microbacterium natoriense genomic interval GGCATTGTCACGTGGTCGTCGCCGGAGAGCACGTGTACGTGGGAATCGAGGTCGACGACGTGCACCGACACCTGCACACCGGCATCCGCCAGCATCTCGAGAGAGCGCAGGGTCGAGGTGAACGACCGCTTGCCGATCGCCGCGCGGCGCGGCAGCCGCCGTACCGCGCGCTGAGACCGCCGACCTGACGGAGAGTCAGAGCTCGACGAGTGGCGGAAGCCTTCGACCGGCTCGGGAGCGCCCACGCGTGATCCTTTGAGGGGGGTTGGATTGCGGGATGCCATGGGGATGCACTCCCCAGCAGCACGGATATCGTAACCCTCGTGAGTGAGGATCCTTCACGAACTCCGGAGAAAGGTCACCAGATCGTCACACGGGCGTTCTGCGGCAGCCACAGGGCGTCGGATTCGGTCACGCCGAAGGCCTCGTAGAACGCGTCGATGTTGCGCACGATCTGGTTGCAGCGGAACTCGGTCGGCGAGTGCGGGTCGATCGTGAGCAGTCGCAGGGTCTCGGCTTCGCGGCTCTTCTGCTGCCACACCTGCGCCCACGACAACAGCAGACGCTGCACGCCGGTGTAGCCGTCGATCACCGGGGCCCCTGCACCGCCGAGCGACAGCTCGTACGCCTTGAGCGCGATGCCGAGGCCGCCGAGATCGCCGATGTTCTCGCCGATCGTGAGGGCGCCGTTGACGTGGTGCTCGGCGTCGAGCCCTTCGGGGACCAGAGCGTCGTACTGCTCGATGAGGGCCTTGGTGCGCTCCTCGAAGGCCGAGCGGTCGGCATCCGTCCACCAGTCGTCGAGCTTGCCGTCGCCGTCGTAGCGACTGCCCTGGTCGTCGAAGCCGTGGCCGATCTCGTGCCCGATGACCGCGCCGATGCCTCCGTAGTTGGCCGCCGCGTCACGGCTCACGTCGAAGAACGGGTACTGCAGGATGGCCGCCGGGAACACGATCTCGTTCATCGAGGGGTTGTAGTACGCGTTGACCATCTGCGGCGGCATGTGCCACTCGGCGCGGTCGATGGGCTTGCCGACCTTGTCGATGTGACGGTCGTGCTCGAAGATCGCCGCGCGGCGCACGTTGCCGAACAGGTCGTCGCGGTCGATCACGAGAGAGGAGTAGTCACGCCAGACGTCGGGGTGGCCGATCTTGGGCGTGAAGGCGTCGAGCTTGGCGAGCGCGCGCTCGCGGGTCTCGGCGGTCATCCACTCAAGGGTCGTGATGCTCTGCCGGTACGCCTCGATGAGGTTGCCGACCAGTTCGTCCATCGCGGCCTTCGCCGTCGGCGGATAGTGACGCTCGACATAGACCTTGCCGATCGCCTCCCCGAGGGCGCCCTCGGTGACCGAGACGCCGCGCTTCCAGCGCTCGCGGATGCTGGGCACGCCCGAGAGCTCGGTGCCGTAGAACGAGAAGTTCTCCTGCACGAGATCGTCTGTGAGGAAGGGAGCGGCCGCGTGCACCACCTGGGAGCGCAGCCACGCCTTCCAGTCGTCGAGCCGGTCGGCGACGAGGAGCGAGCCGAGAGCCTCGAAGAAGCTGGGCTGAGAGACGACGACCTCGTCGAGAGCGACCGGGTTCGACGGACTGACTCCCTCGCGCCAGGGCGCGAGGTCGACGCCGGCGAGGTCCTGCAGCTCGGCCCAGGTCTTGAGGTTGTACGTCTCGACGGCGTCACGGCTGCGCACGTTGTCCCAGTGGTGCGAGGCGAGCTCGGTCTCGAGCGCGATCGCCCGGTCGGCGTGCGCCGCGGCATCCGAGATACCGGCGAGTGCGAGCAGCCGCTCGAGGTGCTCGCGGTACTTCGCGCGGGTCTCCTCGAAGGTATCGAGACGGTAGTAGCTCTCGTCGGGCAGCGACAGACCGCCCTGCAGAAGAACCGGCAGGTACCGCTCGGGGTCACCAGGGTCGCCGTCGACGTACAGTCCGATCAGGTGAGCACGGCCGTCGCGGTCGTAGGCGCCGACGGTGCGCAGGAACGCGGGGATGCTGTCGAGCGCGTCGATCTCGGCGAGAGTCTCGACCAGCGGCGTCACACCGGCGGCATCGATGCGCGCGGTGTCCATGAAACTCGCGAACAGGTCGCCGATCTTGCGGGCGAGCGTGCCCTCCTCAGCGTCCTGCGACTCCTCGATGATCGCCCTGACGTCTTTCTCGGCCTGTTCGGCGAGCATGTGGAACGCGCCCCATCGGGCTTTGTCGGCGGGGATCTCGGTGCGGGCGAACCAGGTGCCGTTGACGTGGCGGTACAGGTCGTCCTGCGGACGGATGTCGGAGCTGAACTCTTCGATGGCGAGGCCTGCGGGGAGGGTCATGGAGACAGCCTATGCGGCACACCCGACATCAGGATCGGAGGACAGGCCGGCTCCCGGCCGAGTACACGCGCGTCGCAAGGCTGTTCGCTCTTCTGGAGGACGCTTGGTCGAAAAACGTCCTTCGCAAGCGCAATCGTCCTTCGGAAGCGCAGGTCATCGTCAGGTCAAGCGCGGCGACGGATGCCGAAGCGGCGCCGCTTGGGTCTCTCGGCGTCGGCGGCGCGCAATGCACGACGCGCAGCGCGGCGTTCCGCCCACGCGGCGACTTCCGCGTCGATGTCGCGCGGCTGCGTCACCACGGGCGGGCCGCCCATCAGCTGCCGCCGGGCCTCGAGCACGCGGCGATTGAAGTCCTCGAGCACGTGGCGCACGTCGGACTCGCGGCCGAGCAGGTCGAGCTGGTCGTCGAGCTCGCGGTCCTCGGTGCGCAGCAGGATCGCGGGCGGCCCCAGCCCCGTCAGGTTCTCGTTCTCGATCTTGCGGCGGATCCACCAGTCCGGATCGTGGTGGTCGCCCAGCCCCTCGATCGGCTTGCCCGCACCGGGCAGATCGTCGAAATCGCCCCGGCGGATCGCCACCTGGATCG includes:
- a CDS encoding M13 family metallopeptidase, with amino-acid sequence MTLPAGLAIEEFSSDIRPQDDLYRHVNGTWFARTEIPADKARWGAFHMLAEQAEKDVRAIIEESQDAEEGTLARKIGDLFASFMDTARIDAAGVTPLVETLAEIDALDSIPAFLRTVGAYDRDGRAHLIGLYVDGDPGDPERYLPVLLQGGLSLPDESYYRLDTFEETRAKYREHLERLLALAGISDAAAHADRAIALETELASHHWDNVRSRDAVETYNLKTWAELQDLAGVDLAPWREGVSPSNPVALDEVVVSQPSFFEALGSLLVADRLDDWKAWLRSQVVHAAAPFLTDDLVQENFSFYGTELSGVPSIRERWKRGVSVTEGALGEAIGKVYVERHYPPTAKAAMDELVGNLIEAYRQSITTLEWMTAETRERALAKLDAFTPKIGHPDVWRDYSSLVIDRDDLFGNVRRAAIFEHDRHIDKVGKPIDRAEWHMPPQMVNAYYNPSMNEIVFPAAILQYPFFDVSRDAAANYGGIGAVIGHEIGHGFDDQGSRYDGDGKLDDWWTDADRSAFEERTKALIEQYDALVPEGLDAEHHVNGALTIGENIGDLGGLGIALKAYELSLGGAGAPVIDGYTGVQRLLLSWAQVWQQKSREAETLRLLTIDPHSPTEFRCNQIVRNIDAFYEAFGVTESDALWLPQNARVTIW
- a CDS encoding DnaJ family domain-containing protein, yielding MTDPREAAARYRARQQSGSETDADAETGTAPGAGAAVDRAAYIESAIQVAIRRGDFDDLPGAGKPIEGLGDHHDPDWWIRRKIENENLTGLGPPAILLRTEDRELDDQLDLLGRESDVRHVLEDFNRRVLEARRQLMGGPPVVTQPRDIDAEVAAWAERRAARRALRAADAERPKRRRFGIRRRA